One stretch of Heterodontus francisci isolate sHetFra1 chromosome 22, sHetFra1.hap1, whole genome shotgun sequence DNA includes these proteins:
- the LOC137381315 gene encoding zinc finger protein 391-like, which translates to MEKPWKCGDCGKGFNYPSQLETHRRSHTGERPFTCSVCGKGFANSSILLTHQQVHTGERPFTCSICGNGFAKSSTLTEHQRVHTGERPFTCSHCGKRFGRSSNLTQHRRVHTGERPFTCSLCGKGFTCLTNLTSHQPVHTDQRPFQCSDCDSSFKRTRDLLKHQRGHTGERPFTCSVCGKGFAHSSNLLIHQRVHTGERPFTCSKCGKRFCRSSSLLSHQRVHMGRIRSPALFVGRDNLSHPPS; encoded by the coding sequence atggagaaaccatggaaatgtggcgactgtgggaagggattcaattacccatcccagctggaaactcatcgacgcagtcacactggagagaggccattcacctgctctgtgtgtgggaagggatttgccaaTTCATCcatcctgctgacacaccagcaagttcacactggggagaggccattcacctgctccatctgtGGAAATGGATTTGCGAAATCATCCACCCTCActgaacaccagcgagttcacactggagagagaccaTTCACTTGCTCTCACTGTGGGAAGAGGTTCGGGCGTTCATCTAACCTCACTCAACACAGgcgtgttcacactggggagagaccgttcacctgctccttgtgtgggaagggattcacttgtttAACCAACCTCACATCACACCAGCCTGTTCACACTGATCAGCGACcttttcaatgttctgactgtgattCCAGCTTTAAACGTACAagggatctgctgaaacaccaacgcggtcacactggggagagaccattcacttgctctgtgtgtgggaagggattcgctcacTCATctaacctgctgatacaccagcgagttcacactggagagaggccattcacctgctccaagtgtgggaagagattctgcCGCTCATCCAGTCTTCTGAGTCACCAGCGAGTTCATATGGGTAGgatccgttcacctgctctgtttgTCGGAAGGGATAACCTCAGTCATCCACCCtcctga